From the Oceanobacillus kimchii X50 genome, the window AATTTTCCAAGCTAGTTGAGCAGGTTGACAAGTTGAATGTATAAAGAGGGAGAGAATGTTAGATATTTCAATAGTCATTTAATCCTTTTCCTCTTTAAATTGTTAAAATAGTATAGACTTTATTATCAGATTATTGTTATTATAATGAGAATACAAATAGATTGGAGGATGTTGTTTTGAAATCTTTAGAGAAAGTGAGTTCTTTCGCAGGTAACACCTTTGCAATATGGGTGCTATTATTTGGGGTAATCAGTTTCATCTTTCCGAGTGGTTTTTCTTGGATTGCTCCACATATTTCGCTCCTTCTTGGAATCATTATGTTTGGAATGGGGTTGACACTTACGCCAAAAGATTTCAAGGGAGTAATAAAGGCTCCGAAGAGTGTATTGATTGCTGTGATTTTGCAATATACAATTATGCCATTTACAGCATATGGGTTAGCCGTACTTTTTCAACTTCCTCCAGCAATTGCGGTGGGAGTCATTCTAGTAGGATGTTGCCCTGGTGGTACTGCATCGAATGTTATGACATATTTAGCTAAAGGGAATACCGCGTTATCCGTATCCGTGACAACAATATCTACGTTAATTGCACCAATTATGACGCCTGCATTAACGTTGTTATTAGCTAGTGAATGGATGGCAGTTTCATTTACGAGTATGTTTATATCCATTATACAGGTAGTATTACTGCCGATTGTATTGGGTGTCGGGGTACGTATGTTATTCCGTAATCAAGTGGAAAAAAGCGTATCTGTTCTACCACTTGTATCTGTAATTGGAATTGTTGCTGTAGCAAGTGCGGTTGTTGCAATAAATACCGAAGCAATAGCAACATCTGGTCTATTCATTTTTGGAGTTGTTGTCCTACATAATTTGATTGGTTTATGTCTAGGTTTTCTTATTGCTAAACTGTTTAAACTCAATTTTTCCGAACAAAAAGCAATATCGATCGAAGTAGGTATGCAAAATTCTGGTCTCGCGTCAACGCTAGCATTAACAGCATTTGCGGCAACACCAGTAGCGGCGGTACCGAGCGCGATTTTTAGTGTGTGGCATAATATTTCAGGACCTTTATTAGCAACATATTGGTCAAAACGAGGCAGTAAAGATATTTCCATTGGCAATGAAAAAGTGCAAAACCTGGGATGAATAAGTTACGACTGAAAAATATATTCCTAAGGTTTTATGAAACTAATTTTTTATTATATCCTTAATTTTCTATCTCAACACAATGATATTTACAAAAAAATACTGTGTAATAATTTATTCAGTATTAGAAAATCCTAGATAATAATATATTGAAAATAAACCGTCTGAGTAGTATAGTGAAATTAATTGTAAAATATTTATTGTGCTGAGGATGATGAAATTGTCAAAACAATCACGTAAAATTACAATCCTGAATGCAGCATCAGGAATCGTAAGTGACAAAGGGATTTTTAATTTAACATTAGAGGCTGTAGCGAAAGAAGCGGGCATTAGTAAAGGCGGGTTGTTATATCACTTTCCTTCTAAAGAAGCTCTTGTAAAAGGAATGGTGGAACACTTAGCACAAAATTATCAACATAAAATAAGTGATAATGTTGAAAGAGATCCATTGGAAAGAGGAAAATGGACGAGATCTTTCTTAAATGTAACTTTTAATCAAGGATATCCAAATAAAGATATGCATGCAGGTCTATTAGCAGCAAAAGCGGTTAATCCTAAATTGATGGCTCCACTTCATGATGCTTATGAAAAATGGCAAAATAATATTGAAAATGATGGGTTAGATCCAATCGATGCAACGATCATACGACTAGCAGCAGACGGTATTTGGTTAGCTGAACTTTTGGAGCATTATAATATAGATGATGAAAAGAAGAAAGAAGTATATAAAAGGCTCCATGAGTGGATTCAAGACTTATATATAAAAGCTGAAAAGAAAGAAAAAGATAGTAATTAAACTACCTATATTTTTAGGTAGTTTTTTTAATGAAGTATTTTATAAAAATGACAAACTATGTAAAAAAATGAAAAAGGCTGTTGATATAAAACCGTCTGGATGGTATAGTATCACTTGTGATAAATAAACCGTCTGAACGGTATAGTATAAAAGATAAATTATTATAAATTTATAGGAGGTATAAGATGACTAGCAAAGTGATGTTAACCGCTGCTGTTACAGGAGCAGGAGATACTATTCAAAAAAATCATAATGTTCCGGTTACACCCAAGGATATTGCTGAATCTGCGATTGCTTCTGCTAAAGCAGGTGCTACTGTGGCGCATGTTCATGCAAGAGACCCAAAAACAGGTGGAATCAGTCATGATATAGAACATTATCGTGAAATCGTAGATCGAATTCGTGATTCTGAAACAGATGTAGTAATTAATATTACTTCTGGCGGTGGAGGAGATTTCATTCCAAGTTTAGATACACCAGCAGCAGGAGGAAATGGGACAGATATCCAGATTCCATCAGAACGACACGAACCTATTGGAGAATTATTGCCAGAGTTGTGTACGTTGGATTGTGGGTCTACAAACTTTGGTGACATGATCTACATGAGCCCAACTGAATGGCTGCGTGAACAGGCGGTACTTGTGCAAAAGAGTGGAGTAAAACCAGAACTTGAATGTTTCGATACTGGACATGTTCATTTTGCAAATCAATTAATTAAAGAAGGATTAATTGATAATGATCCGATGTTCCAATTTTGTCTCGGAATTCCATGGGGAGCAGATGCTGAATTAGATACGTTGTTGTATATGAAAGGACGTATTCCTGAAAATGCACATTGGTCTGCATTTAGTATTGGACGAAATCAATTACCAATGGTAACTCAGGCTGCCCAACTTGGAGGAAACGTAAGAGTTGGCTTAGAAGATAACATTTATTTAAAAAAAGGTGTATTAGCAACAAATGAAGCTTTAGTAGATCAAGCGGTAAATCAATTACATGCAAATAATATAGAGATAATGACCCCTCAAGAAGCAAGAGAGGCTTATAACTTGAGAGGTAAATAAAGGGGAGATCCAAAATGAAAAAAGTAGCTGTTATTGGTACAGGAGTGATTGGTAATGGATGGATTACTCGTTTTCTTGCAAACGGGTGCGAAGTTGTAGCTTATGATCCTGCCCATGGTGCAAAAGAGAGAACAATGCAAACAATCGAAAATGCTTGGGAATCAGTAGAACAACTAGGGCTAAAAGAAGGTGCATCTAGAGATTCTCTTACATTTGTAGATAGTATAGAAGAAGCTGTCAAAGATGCACATTTAATTCAAGAAAGTGTACCAGAGCGTTATGAATTAAAACACGGTGTACTCAAAGAAATTGATCGTTTTGCACATTCGAATACTATTATTGGATCCAGTACTTCTGGCATTAAGCCAACGGATTTACAAATAGACTTAAATCATCCGGAACGTTTAATAGTAGCTCATCCTTTCAATCCAGTCTACCTACTTCCACTCGTAGAAATTGTTGGCGGTGAAGCTACGACAAAAGAAATTAAGGATAAAGCATTGGCTTATTATGAATCTTTACAAATGAAACCAATGGTCATTGAAAAAGAAATTGAAGGGTTTGTAGCAGATCGTTTAATGGAGGCCCTTTGGCGTGAGGCATTGCACCTGGTGAATGATGGTATTGCGACAACAGAAGAAGTAGATAAAGCAGTTACTTATGGAGCTGGTTTACGTTGGGCGCAAATGGGACCATTTATGACGTTCCATTTAGCTGGTGGAAATGAAGGCATGAGACATATGTTAGAACAATTCGGGCCAGCATTAAAGTTACCTTGGACCAAACTAGAAGCACCAGAATTAACAGATGAATTAAAAGAACGTGTGATTCAAGGTTGTGAAACACATGCTAATGATCGCTCTGTAAAAGAGTTAGAGAGAAGAAGAAATGAATTTTTAGTAAAACTTATTGATCTTGTCGAAGATTATTGGCCATAAGAGGTGAAATGAATAAGATGAATACAACTTTTAGTTTCAAATCAGAAGTAATACAAGAATGGGTAGATTATAACGGTCATATGAATGATGCCGCATATGCTTCTGTTTTCAGTTGTGCCGTGGATTCTTTGATGGAGTTTTTTGGCCTGACTAAAGAAGTCATCGAGAATGAAAAATATACGCTCTTTACATTGGAAACGCATCTTTGCTATTTAAATGAAGCTCATTTAGGTGAAGAACTTCACGTGAATTTGCAATTGTTGGATGTAGATTCCAAACGATTACATGTATTTTTTACGATGAAAAATACAAACGAAGTTGTTATTGCAACAAGTGAGCAAATGCTAATGGGCATGGATCAGGAAATAGGGAAACCAGCACCATTTCTACCTCATGTAAATGACAATATTAATCATGTTTGGAAGAATCATCAATTGAAAGAGAAACCAAAACAAGCTGGAAGAGTAATAGGAATAAAGAAAAAATAATGATTTATTGTAAAAATTTGAAGGAGAGTATACATGAATAAGATTGAAGTAAATCAATTAACGAAGATTTTTGGCTCTCATTCAAAAAAAGGATTACAACTACTTGAAGAGGGCTACACAAAAGATGAAATTCTAAAGAAATCCGGTAATACAGTCGGTGTAAATAATGTATCTTTTGATGTGAAAAGTGGTGAATTCTTCGTGATAATGGGACTTTCCGGTAGTGGTAAATCTACCTTAATTCGGTTAATTAATCGATTAATTGAACCGACTAATGGCTCCGTTAATATTGATGGAGATGACATCACGAAGATGAACAAAGAACAGCTAATCGAGACAAGAAGAAATAAGCTTGGAATGGTATTTCAAAACTTTGGCTTATTTCCCCATCGAACAGTTATCAATAATGTATCTTATGGTCTTGAAATTCAAGGTGTGTCTAAAGAAGATAGAAAGAAGAAAGCGTACAAATCAATTGAAGATGTCGGTTTAAAAGGCTATGAAAATAGCTATCCGAACGAACTGAGTGGTGGGATGCAGCAACGAGTTGGCCTCGCAAGAGCATTAGCTAATGATACTGATATATTACTAATGGATGAGGCTTTTAGCGCACTAGATCCCCTTATTAGAAAAGAAATGCAAGACGAGTTATTAAAACTTCAAAATACATTAAATAAAACTATTCTTTTTATTACACATGATTTAGACGAAGCATTGAAATTAGGTGACCGAATTGCAATTATGAAAGATGGCGAAATTGTCCAAGTCGGCACTTCTGAAGAAATTCTTGAGAATCCTGCAAATGAATACGTGAGTAATTTTGTGAAAGATGTTGATCGTTCAAAAGTCTTGGATGCAGGAACGGTTATGCGAAAACCAGAAGTATTGACTACGTATAAAGACGGTCCACGAATGGCTGTTAGAAAAATGGAAGAAGTAGGTGCCTCCAGTATTTTCGTTGTCGATCGTCAAGATCATTATAAAGGCTTATTAACCATTGACGATGCAATTCGTTCCTATAAAGAAGACATTTCGATGGAAAATGTTTTACAAACAGAAATTTTTCAAACAACTCCAAGTACTCCTTTAAATGATTTAATTGGAATAGCTGCGGATACAAAATACCCAATTGCCGTTGTTGAAGAAGACAAATTAGTAGGAATTGTTTCACGAGTATCCATTCTATCAGGTTTAGTTCTAGGGAAGGAAAACTCGGAGGTGAATGAATAATGGATTATTTCTTTTTACCATTAGAGCAATGGATGAATGAATTCGTTAATGGATGGTTTCTTCCAACGTTTAGTGGTATATTCAACGTCATTAGTGAAGTATTTAACATATTTATTAGTGGAGTTACAGATTTATTATTAATGATACCAGCAGAACTATTTACTATCATTCTAGCATTAATAGCTTGGAAGGTATCTGGTATCGGGTTATCCGTTTTTACCATAATAGGATTTTTATTTATTGGTTCTGTGGATATGTGGGAAGGAGCTATGCAGACACTTGCGATCATTATTGTAGCTACTCTTGTTTCCCTCGTTATAGGTATACCTGTAGGAATATTAAGTGCCATGAATGATGGAGTACAACGAATCGTTCGGCCAATACTAGATTTCATGCAAACTTTACCTAGTTTTGTTTACTTAATTCCTGCAGTTCTATTATTTGGGTTAGGTGGAGTCCCGGCAGTGATGGCAACATTTATTTTTGCCGCACCCCCAGCCGTTCGTATGACTAATTTAGGTATCCGAAGTGTACCAAAAGAGATTATTGAAGCTTCCCGAGCATTTGGCTCAACAAATAAGCAACTTTTATATAAAGTCCAAATTCCATTAGCAATACCAAGTATTATGGCAGGAGTAAATCAAACAATTATGCTTTCCCTGTCAATGGCTGTAGTTGCTTCTATGATTGGGGCACCAGGGTTAGGTGCATCTGTATTAACAGCTATTTCTCAAGTGAATATTGGATTAGGTCTGGTAGCCGGTCTTGGAATCGTTGTCTTAGCAATTGTTCTCGATCGAATTACACAAGGAATTGGTAAAGGAAAATAGTCAAAGAAAGGATTGTTATAACATCATGAAGAAGTTTACTATTGTTTTATCACTATTAACATTAATATTTCTAGCAGCTTGTGGGTCTGGGGATGAAGAATCAACAAATACGAGTGAAAGTAAAGGGACAATTAATTTAGCTGTCACACCATGGACAAGTACAGTTCCACCGACAAAAATTGCACGTATTATTATTGAAGACATGGGTTATGAAGTTAAAGAAACACAGGCAGATGTGAGCTCGACCTTTGTAGGTCTTTCAAGAGGTGATTTAGATGCTTATATGGATTCATGGATGCCTGCACATGAAAATCAAATGGAAAAATATTCAGATTCTATTGAAAAAGTAACTACAAGTTATGATAATGCAAATACTGGTTTAACAATCCCTGCTAGTTTACAGGGAATAAATAAAGTAAGTGACCTAAAAGGAAAAGAAGATCAATTTGGTAATAAGATTTATGGTATCGAAGAGGGCGCAGGAGCAACAGAAATGATGCGCGACTTAATTGAAGAAGCAGATTTAGACGTAGAGTTAGTTCCATCTTCAGAAGGTGGAATGCTAGCTCAAGCACAACGAAAAATATCGAGTGATGAGCCAGTAATATTCTATGGCTGGAGACCACACTCTATGTTCAATAAGTTTGATATCAAAGTACTAGAAGATGACTATGAGGTATTTACACCATCAACTGTAAATGTACTTGCTAATAATGGTTTGAAAGATAAAGCACCAGATGTCTATGCATTTTTAAAGAATTGGAGTATTTCTATTGACGATGTGGAAGAGATGATTACAAAAATTGAAGACGGTGCAGATGAGCGTGAAGTTGCACAAGAATGGATTGATAATAATCAAGATAAAGTAAATAAAATGCTAGAAAATAAATAAAAGATAAATAATCAGACGCTGGGACAATAGGGTTTAATCAAAAGAAAAACCTAAATCAATTTCATAATAAGATATTTTATGTGAAATCCGAATGTTGGCTGTTTTGATTTTCATTACAGACGGACGCTTTCCGCAGGCACGGGTTTTTAGCTAACTTGAAAAGAAAAGCCCTTTTCAAGTGGATCGTGCTGTTCCTGCAGGAGCGCCGTCTTCATTACAATCAAAGTCAAGTTATAGCAATAACAATCCGAACGTTAAATTTAATTATTAATAAAATGCTTTTTTTTTAATTAAACTTAGCAATTATTAAATTAATTCACCTATAATTATGTCCTAGCATCTTTATTTATTTTCTAATAATTGAATATCCTTTTTTGAAAGTGGTTCTTGATTAATTTGGATATATCCTGATTTTATATGAGCCAAATTAATTTTACCATCTATGAAGAGGTTGTCTGGCAATATGGAAGGGATAGGGTAGTTTACATGTTTTCCAGCCATATCGTAAAACAAATATCCTTCATTGTCATCATGTATAACAGAATTTATTTTCATATTTGGCACAAGAAGCAACGTCATTTTTTCTCGCTCATTCCAGAGCATTTTGATAATTAACTTCTTGTTTATTTTTTGTTCTACAAAAGATTTCCATTGCTGCAAGGTTATTTCTTTATTCATATTGTTCCTCCTGATTTATTCGGCATATAACGAGCAATAATACCTCCACTTCAAGACTCTGATGCTAAACCTTTAGTGGATAAGTGGGAGATAAACTGCTTATAAATGTTCGATTCTTTCTGTCAAGGGCCTTTAGCTCATGCCCTTGTGGTATTAACCTGCAGTAAGGAAGCGAAAACCCTACTGCATGGAGTATCATTTTATGCTATAGTAACTATCATTTAAATAGCTTATTATCTCTATTTTGTTCAAACCCAATTCAGATAATCCTTTATGGAGAATGTTTCGATAAGGAATGGAAGCGGTATGTCTCTCCATTTCTGTTATTCCATTACTATTTGTAAATGTAAAGATAGGAGTGAGATCTTCTTCTCCTAAATAGATAATACGATCATACCAGCCTAAGTCTAAATCAGCAAAACCTTGTTTCCTCACTTTATTTAAATCGATATAAATATCTTTCAACTGATTTTCTTGTGCAACCACTTCTAAAAATTGTTCTTCTGTGATTCGATACATACGGCCGGTGGTTGATTGAGTTTACATAAATTTGACCCGTAACTTGAGTACCATATTTCCATCAACTCAACTTCAAATACACAAGAAATATTACTGTTATTGTAACTAAACGATGTCTATTTTTCTATTGAGCATGTGAAGAAACATTAATAATTGGTAAATATTAGCATATTTTTGATGAAGAATTCCGAAAAATCGAGCATATACGATTATTTCGTACCTTATATAAGCATTTAGGTTATTTTTTAAATGATAGAAATATATTTAATATATTTTTCTGAAATATAAGGTAAAAGAGAAATTTCGTAATATGAAAA encodes:
- a CDS encoding quaternary amine ABC transporter ATP-binding protein, with the translated sequence MNKIEVNQLTKIFGSHSKKGLQLLEEGYTKDEILKKSGNTVGVNNVSFDVKSGEFFVIMGLSGSGKSTLIRLINRLIEPTNGSVNIDGDDITKMNKEQLIETRRNKLGMVFQNFGLFPHRTVINNVSYGLEIQGVSKEDRKKKAYKSIEDVGLKGYENSYPNELSGGMQQRVGLARALANDTDILLMDEAFSALDPLIRKEMQDELLKLQNTLNKTILFITHDLDEALKLGDRIAIMKDGEIVQVGTSEEILENPANEYVSNFVKDVDRSKVLDAGTVMRKPEVLTTYKDGPRMAVRKMEEVGASSIFVVDRQDHYKGLLTIDDAIRSYKEDISMENVLQTEIFQTTPSTPLNDLIGIAADTKYPIAVVEEDKLVGIVSRVSILSGLVLGKENSEVNE
- a CDS encoding 3-hydroxyacyl-CoA dehydrogenase NAD-binding domain-containing protein, producing the protein MKKVAVIGTGVIGNGWITRFLANGCEVVAYDPAHGAKERTMQTIENAWESVEQLGLKEGASRDSLTFVDSIEEAVKDAHLIQESVPERYELKHGVLKEIDRFAHSNTIIGSSTSGIKPTDLQIDLNHPERLIVAHPFNPVYLLPLVEIVGGEATTKEIKDKALAYYESLQMKPMVIEKEIEGFVADRLMEALWREALHLVNDGIATTEEVDKAVTYGAGLRWAQMGPFMTFHLAGGNEGMRHMLEQFGPALKLPWTKLEAPELTDELKERVIQGCETHANDRSVKELERRRNEFLVKLIDLVEDYWP
- a CDS encoding glycine betaine ABC transporter substrate-binding protein, producing MKKFTIVLSLLTLIFLAACGSGDEESTNTSESKGTINLAVTPWTSTVPPTKIARIIIEDMGYEVKETQADVSSTFVGLSRGDLDAYMDSWMPAHENQMEKYSDSIEKVTTSYDNANTGLTIPASLQGINKVSDLKGKEDQFGNKIYGIEEGAGATEMMRDLIEEADLDVELVPSSEGGMLAQAQRKISSDEPVIFYGWRPHSMFNKFDIKVLEDDYEVFTPSTVNVLANNGLKDKAPDVYAFLKNWSISIDDVEEMITKIEDGADEREVAQEWIDNNQDKVNKMLENK
- a CDS encoding 3-keto-5-aminohexanoate cleavage protein, translating into MTSKVMLTAAVTGAGDTIQKNHNVPVTPKDIAESAIASAKAGATVAHVHARDPKTGGISHDIEHYREIVDRIRDSETDVVINITSGGGGDFIPSLDTPAAGGNGTDIQIPSERHEPIGELLPELCTLDCGSTNFGDMIYMSPTEWLREQAVLVQKSGVKPELECFDTGHVHFANQLIKEGLIDNDPMFQFCLGIPWGADAELDTLLYMKGRIPENAHWSAFSIGRNQLPMVTQAAQLGGNVRVGLEDNIYLKKGVLATNEALVDQAVNQLHANNIEIMTPQEAREAYNLRGK
- a CDS encoding ABC transporter permease, translating into MDYFFLPLEQWMNEFVNGWFLPTFSGIFNVISEVFNIFISGVTDLLLMIPAELFTIILALIAWKVSGIGLSVFTIIGFLFIGSVDMWEGAMQTLAIIIVATLVSLVIGIPVGILSAMNDGVQRIVRPILDFMQTLPSFVYLIPAVLLFGLGGVPAVMATFIFAAPPAVRMTNLGIRSVPKEIIEASRAFGSTNKQLLYKVQIPLAIPSIMAGVNQTIMLSLSMAVVASMIGAPGLGASVLTAISQVNIGLGLVAGLGIVVLAIVLDRITQGIGKGK
- a CDS encoding TetR/AcrR family transcriptional regulator yields the protein MSKQSRKITILNAASGIVSDKGIFNLTLEAVAKEAGISKGGLLYHFPSKEALVKGMVEHLAQNYQHKISDNVERDPLERGKWTRSFLNVTFNQGYPNKDMHAGLLAAKAVNPKLMAPLHDAYEKWQNNIENDGLDPIDATIIRLAADGIWLAELLEHYNIDDEKKKEVYKRLHEWIQDLYIKAEKKEKDSN
- a CDS encoding bile acid:sodium symporter family protein is translated as MKSLEKVSSFAGNTFAIWVLLFGVISFIFPSGFSWIAPHISLLLGIIMFGMGLTLTPKDFKGVIKAPKSVLIAVILQYTIMPFTAYGLAVLFQLPPAIAVGVILVGCCPGGTASNVMTYLAKGNTALSVSVTTISTLIAPIMTPALTLLLASEWMAVSFTSMFISIIQVVLLPIVLGVGVRMLFRNQVEKSVSVLPLVSVIGIVAVASAVVAINTEAIATSGLFIFGVVVLHNLIGLCLGFLIAKLFKLNFSEQKAISIEVGMQNSGLASTLALTAFAATPVAAVPSAIFSVWHNISGPLLATYWSKRGSKDISIGNEKVQNLG
- a CDS encoding thioesterase family protein, with translation MNTTFSFKSEVIQEWVDYNGHMNDAAYASVFSCAVDSLMEFFGLTKEVIENEKYTLFTLETHLCYLNEAHLGEELHVNLQLLDVDSKRLHVFFTMKNTNEVVIATSEQMLMGMDQEIGKPAPFLPHVNDNINHVWKNHQLKEKPKQAGRVIGIKKK